Proteins encoded by one window of Mesorhizobium sp. INR15:
- a CDS encoding sigma-70 family RNA polymerase sigma factor → MLTRDDITKLILRTGAQDRPAFDILYRHTCAKLFGVCLRILGDRGEAEDALQEIYIKIWAKADRFAISELSPISWLVAIARNHSIDRIRARRPPSVGLSVAQDIADPAPGPDALVIAATDAERLRRCIDGLASEKADAVRGAYLDGESYAELARRYNVPINTMRTWLRRSLIKIRAQLEG, encoded by the coding sequence GTGCTCACTCGAGACGACATAACAAAGCTCATTTTAAGAACAGGCGCTCAGGACCGACCTGCGTTCGATATCCTCTATCGTCACACTTGCGCTAAATTATTCGGCGTGTGCTTGCGTATTCTGGGCGATCGCGGAGAAGCTGAGGATGCCCTGCAGGAAATTTATATAAAGATCTGGGCAAAAGCCGATCGCTTCGCGATTTCGGAACTCAGCCCGATCTCATGGCTTGTCGCGATCGCGCGCAACCATTCGATAGATCGTATAAGGGCACGCCGCCCGCCATCTGTCGGACTTAGCGTGGCGCAAGACATAGCCGATCCGGCCCCAGGGCCGGATGCGCTTGTGATTGCGGCAACCGATGCCGAGCGTCTCCGGCGATGCATCGATGGACTCGCAAGCGAAAAAGCCGACGCCGTTCGTGGCGCATATCTTGACGGCGAAAGTTATGCAGAGCTGGCTCGGCGTTACAACGTGCCGATCAACACGATGCGGACCTGGCTTCGCAGAAGCCTCATCAAAATTCGAGCGCAGCTTGAGGGATGA